One region of Metallosphaera sedula DSM 5348 genomic DNA includes:
- a CDS encoding AAA family ATPase, whose product MLIIEVTGVKGGAGRSTISALLALSMAKKGTDVILLDLDPLGWSSYLMEVRGEGLLPSILSSNTGDLWTDIELEGQTIRVIKMLGNGSKLNDGLYAIYSDAKKREMFEHVMVSAIQERFGIVIADSSTQITEGSNILFDKIREIVKEPIHIRKIFVTDMNKFDVDSTLNAMKNERGEILGTLINMVPPIPSFFELAETYAYLFKGIVTIVPFIESLFNASSVTLSLVPPQIQELANHVFKPIPDFMLIM is encoded by the coding sequence ATGCTTATAATTGAAGTTACAGGTGTCAAGGGTGGTGCTGGTAGGTCTACGATTTCTGCCCTTCTCGCACTATCTATGGCAAAGAAGGGAACTGACGTTATCCTCTTAGATCTTGATCCACTTGGATGGAGTTCGTATCTCATGGAGGTTAGGGGGGAGGGATTACTTCCATCTATCCTATCAAGTAACACGGGAGACCTATGGACGGATATCGAATTGGAAGGTCAAACAATTAGGGTTATCAAGATGCTGGGCAACGGTAGTAAGTTAAACGATGGCTTGTACGCCATTTACAGTGATGCAAAGAAGAGAGAGATGTTTGAACATGTCATGGTCTCTGCAATTCAGGAGAGATTCGGAATAGTAATTGCAGATTCATCAACTCAGATAACTGAGGGAAGCAATATTCTTTTTGATAAAATTAGAGAAATTGTTAAGGAACCGATTCACATTCGGAAAATCTTCGTAACTGATATGAATAAATTTGATGTTGATAGCACCCTTAACGCGATGAAGAATGAAAGGGGTGAGATCCTAGGAACACTCATTAACATGGTCCCGCCTATTCCATCCTTCTTTGAGTTAGCTGAAACTTATGCTTACCTGTTCAAGGGAATTGTTACTATTGTTCCCTTTATAGAATCCCTATTTAATGCCTCGAGCGTGACCCTATCTCTAGTTCCTCCCCAAATTCAGGAGTTGGCAAATCACGTATTCAAACCAATTCCTGATTTCATGTTGATAATGTAG
- a CDS encoding DUF4382 domain-containing protein: MKLWLVGVAVVVLIVVGYFGYQFLTTGPVTVYAEDAPSVSVTLTITSIMLHEVNGSWITVSNKTIVYQLGSNLTQLVSGRIPAGKYNEIFLYIKNASTSVLGVSVTIPSNVLKIHFIADKDLIVSPTQNAEVIISFPHMSISSGSLIISPSITAEAIN, translated from the coding sequence ATGAAGCTGTGGTTAGTAGGTGTTGCGGTAGTAGTCTTAATCGTAGTGGGATACTTCGGTTATCAATTTTTAACCACAGGTCCCGTAACGGTGTACGCAGAGGATGCACCTAGCGTTTCAGTGACCTTGACAATCACATCGATTATGTTGCATGAAGTTAATGGTTCTTGGATTACAGTTTCCAATAAGACCATAGTCTATCAACTAGGGTCTAACCTAACTCAACTCGTATCAGGCAGAATACCCGCAGGGAAATATAACGAAATATTCCTCTATATAAAGAACGCATCCACATCAGTTCTAGGGGTAAGTGTAACCATACCTAGCAACGTTTTGAAGATCCATTTCATTGCAGATAAGGACCTAATAGTATCTCCTACCCAAAACGCCGAAGTTATAATAAGCTTCCCCCATATGTCCATATCCAGCGGATCACTTATAATTTCCCCATCAATTACTGCTGAAGCTATAAACTAG
- a CDS encoding lactate/malate dehydrogenase family protein, whose translation MAKVGFIGAGKIGQTIAYSALVSGAVDEAVIYDIIPELPDKFEHELRHAFATKGIKANVLGTNSLDDVSGMDIVVISAGKPRKPGMSRRDLFVDNAKIMIDLAQKLPSKNPGAIYLMVANPVDMMASVFMKYSKQFTISAGDQVETMRMRSFIAKKLKIPVTSVDGFVGGEHGEDAVVLWSTVKIKGKPVDEFNINKDEVSDYVKKIPGEIIRVIGGTTWGPGTIIADIIKSIAFSENRVMSIATPKEYEKEIIHVSAPTVVGSSIGPSLESLLDEKDRWHLNSAMKDFYEAYKENLKQLEQATKA comes from the coding sequence ATGGCTAAGGTAGGTTTCATAGGAGCGGGAAAAATTGGACAAACCATAGCTTACTCGGCCCTGGTGAGCGGGGCTGTGGACGAGGCTGTAATTTATGATATCATTCCTGAACTCCCAGACAAATTTGAGCATGAGCTTAGGCACGCCTTCGCGACCAAGGGAATAAAGGCGAATGTTCTAGGGACCAATTCCCTAGATGACGTATCTGGAATGGACATCGTTGTTATCTCGGCTGGTAAACCTAGGAAACCAGGTATGAGCAGGAGAGATCTATTCGTGGATAATGCTAAGATAATGATAGACCTAGCTCAGAAACTTCCCTCTAAGAATCCTGGAGCGATATACCTAATGGTAGCAAACCCAGTTGACATGATGGCATCGGTGTTCATGAAATACTCCAAGCAGTTCACCATAAGCGCCGGAGATCAAGTAGAGACCATGAGAATGAGATCCTTCATTGCAAAGAAGCTTAAGATACCCGTGACCTCCGTGGATGGATTCGTGGGAGGTGAACATGGGGAGGATGCCGTGGTCCTGTGGAGCACCGTGAAGATTAAGGGAAAACCCGTGGATGAGTTCAACATTAACAAGGACGAGGTAAGCGATTACGTCAAGAAGATTCCTGGCGAGATAATCAGGGTAATAGGTGGTACCACCTGGGGTCCTGGGACCATCATAGCTGACATCATCAAGTCCATTGCGTTCAGCGAGAATAGGGTTATGAGTATTGCAACTCCGAAGGAGTACGAGAAGGAGATAATACATGTGAGCGCTCCCACTGTTGTAGGGTCTAGTATAGGTCCGTCCCTAGAGTCCCTTCTAGATGAGAAGGATAGATGGCATCTAAACTCCGCAATGAAGGATTTCTACGAGGCATACAAGGAAAATCTAAAGCAGCTGGAACAGGCAACCAAGGCTTAA
- a CDS encoding single stranded DNA-binding domain-containing protein, translating to MKDLEPRRRADVTVKVVSLGEKRNVIGKDGSSHQVMDVLVGDETGSILMSVWDSNIQKVSQGKVFAIEDGFVSVHRGSMRLSLGRTGKMVETQGTFEVNTQNNVSNRVVEEEPRRRYGRY from the coding sequence GTGAAAGACCTAGAGCCCAGAAGAAGGGCAGACGTAACTGTAAAGGTAGTTAGTCTTGGAGAAAAAAGAAATGTAATTGGAAAGGACGGTTCTTCTCATCAGGTGATGGACGTTCTTGTTGGGGATGAGACAGGTTCCATCCTCATGAGTGTATGGGATTCAAATATTCAGAAGGTATCCCAGGGAAAGGTATTTGCAATCGAGGACGGTTTCGTCTCAGTACATAGGGGATCCATGAGACTATCCCTTGGTAGGACTGGGAAGATGGTGGAGACTCAGGGTACCTTTGAGGTAAACACCCAAAACAACGTATCCAACAGAGTTGTTGAAGAGGAACCAAGAAGAAGGTACGGAAGGTACTAA
- a CDS encoding MFS transporter, giving the protein MRSNFIGAYLSWVMDSYDLGAVVITATILEKVFYPTLGLLGAVLPIIFTVVTRPLGGFLFGFFADLQGRKKALIITVLGYSLSIGLTGLVPPYAQIGILAPVTVSLLRVIQGIFIGGDVSSSFTLAMESVSRWRGLLSGVMQSGTLLGFVIVDLLFTSLAKTPGFFVTGWRYIFFIGVIPAVLALLIRAKVTEPKIYVEAQKEYPIKGLSPLWQTILVMIGFWVMIYAGPQFIPVYLGQVLHLSPQVYGFLALIMNVVGIPAMVLSGLLSDFVGRKVMGIVGVVVGLLTASWFYLAGSPTLLSMVLFGFGMNLASAISPSYLAERFKTFSRATGVGFSYNGAFIVAGFTQLFISQLSTVTSVSHSAVIVLGLGAIIAGIGLAVGPETLKVSNLN; this is encoded by the coding sequence ATGAGATCTAATTTCATAGGCGCATATCTCTCGTGGGTGATGGACTCTTACGATCTCGGGGCAGTGGTGATAACGGCAACCATCCTAGAGAAGGTATTTTACCCCACACTGGGTTTGCTTGGTGCAGTTTTACCCATTATTTTTACAGTGGTCACGAGACCCCTAGGCGGTTTCCTTTTCGGGTTTTTCGCTGACCTTCAGGGGAGAAAGAAGGCCCTCATTATCACGGTCCTAGGTTATTCCCTCTCCATAGGTCTCACGGGATTGGTACCACCCTACGCTCAGATTGGCATACTGGCCCCTGTCACAGTTTCCCTGCTGAGGGTAATTCAGGGGATTTTCATTGGCGGTGACGTGTCGAGCTCATTCACCCTAGCCATGGAGAGCGTATCAAGGTGGAGGGGGCTTCTTTCTGGCGTCATGCAGTCAGGTACTCTACTAGGTTTCGTGATCGTAGACTTACTTTTCACATCCCTAGCAAAGACGCCTGGTTTCTTCGTCACAGGTTGGAGGTATATCTTCTTCATAGGTGTAATCCCTGCAGTTTTGGCCCTCCTGATACGCGCCAAGGTTACCGAACCCAAGATATACGTGGAAGCACAAAAGGAATATCCAATTAAGGGTCTATCTCCGTTGTGGCAAACTATCCTGGTTATGATAGGTTTCTGGGTAATGATATACGCCGGACCACAGTTCATACCCGTGTATCTGGGACAGGTTCTTCACCTATCTCCGCAGGTGTACGGTTTCCTGGCGTTGATCATGAACGTTGTTGGCATACCTGCAATGGTACTCTCTGGCCTCCTCTCTGACTTCGTGGGAAGGAAAGTCATGGGCATTGTGGGGGTAGTTGTGGGGTTACTCACGGCTTCATGGTTCTACCTTGCAGGGTCTCCCACATTATTGTCCATGGTGCTTTTCGGCTTTGGAATGAACCTTGCTTCAGCCATATCTCCCAGCTACCTGGCTGAGAGGTTTAAGACGTTTAGTAGGGCCACGGGAGTGGGCTTCTCTTACAACGGAGCCTTCATAGTTGCTGGTTTTACTCAACTGTTTATTTCTCAGCTTTCCACGGTGACCTCAGTATCACATTCGGCAGTGATTGTTCTTGGTCTAGGGGCGATAATAGCTGGGATTGGTCTAGCAGTAGGTCCAGAAACCTTGAAGGTCTCAAATCTTAACTAG
- a CDS encoding CARDB domain-containing protein — MRQILGSTLLILLLGSFIGLIAGSIGTGASTTQTYNVTFMEHGLPSGTMWSVTFNGQTKNSTSNEIVFQVQGASYSSFSIPNVGNYIPTPSNGQVFVNSSLSINVTFALPFVKLVIVKLVVLQQSTGASVTELQPGTSYVVGVEVQNQGNVNALTEVNETVLYNGKVVTSDVPIASIAPGASETLSFIWTPSTAGIYTFLVNVKANPNISVSETYPLYVGVSPVNVYNVSFVQTGLPAGTQWSVTLNGTTKSSTSNMITFQVPAGTYTYSVQNVTGYLSKDVTGEVTVKNSSVTVQITFLPLVFKPVATLLVSYNGQEVTQLQTNITYDLIVTVKNEGNTSGQGYVLVIASQGSTTVLNKALNYTLKPGQAENFTLLFNLNSTQPLSIKVSTYSLTPKGEVPVYNSSSQFTVVQQPTTTKTTTTNTSTSTTNTTKTTTTNTSTSTTTNTTTPSPKPSSGSSNTLLIVGIVVVVVVIIAVAVIFLKRK, encoded by the coding sequence ATGAGACAAATCTTAGGCTCAACATTGTTAATTTTACTACTCGGATCTTTCATAGGATTAATTGCCGGCTCTATTGGCACTGGAGCCTCTACCACTCAAACTTACAACGTCACCTTTATGGAGCATGGGTTGCCCAGCGGAACCATGTGGTCCGTTACCTTTAACGGACAGACAAAGAACTCCACGAGCAATGAGATAGTGTTTCAAGTTCAGGGAGCAAGTTACTCATCCTTCTCAATTCCAAACGTGGGCAACTATATTCCAACACCTTCTAATGGACAAGTGTTCGTGAATTCCTCGCTTAGTATAAACGTGACGTTCGCTCTGCCATTCGTTAAGCTAGTGATTGTTAAGTTAGTGGTTTTACAGCAAAGTACCGGAGCCTCAGTCACGGAGCTACAGCCTGGCACATCATATGTTGTTGGTGTGGAGGTTCAGAATCAGGGTAACGTTAATGCGCTCACAGAGGTGAATGAGACAGTCCTCTACAACGGAAAAGTCGTTACGTCTGACGTTCCCATAGCTAGCATAGCTCCTGGGGCCTCGGAAACACTAAGCTTTATCTGGACCCCATCCACTGCAGGTATATATACGTTCCTTGTTAACGTCAAGGCCAATCCCAACATCTCAGTAAGTGAGACGTATCCACTTTACGTGGGAGTATCGCCAGTGAACGTATACAACGTGAGCTTTGTGCAGACAGGCCTACCCGCAGGGACACAATGGTCCGTTACCCTCAACGGCACAACTAAATCATCAACCTCTAACATGATAACCTTCCAGGTTCCAGCCGGAACCTACACCTATTCGGTGCAGAACGTCACAGGTTATCTAAGCAAGGATGTTACAGGTGAAGTTACGGTGAAAAACAGCTCGGTAACGGTACAAATCACTTTCCTCCCCTTGGTGTTTAAGCCAGTGGCAACGCTATTAGTTTCCTATAACGGTCAGGAAGTTACCCAGTTACAAACCAACATTACGTATGACTTGATAGTCACTGTAAAGAATGAAGGGAACACTTCAGGTCAGGGTTATGTTCTCGTCATAGCATCTCAGGGTTCGACGACCGTCCTTAACAAGGCCTTGAACTATACCTTAAAGCCAGGGCAGGCTGAGAATTTTACCCTGCTCTTTAACCTCAACTCGACGCAACCCCTTTCCATCAAGGTAAGCACATACTCTTTGACCCCCAAGGGAGAAGTTCCAGTCTACAACTCATCCTCACAGTTCACAGTTGTTCAACAGCCTACCACGACGAAGACAACAACCACTAACACATCTACGTCAACGACAAATACGACGAAGACAACAACCACTAACACATCTACGTCAACCACCACTAACACAACGACTCCTTCACCTAAACCATCCTCAGGCTCGTCTAATACCTTACTAATTGTCGGAATAGTTGTAGTTGTTGTCGTTATTATAGCGGTGGCAGTGATTTTCCTAAAACGGAAATAA
- a CDS encoding MFS transporter: protein MRKVDPFAVFKNPVYRVRVIAVMLSIFFFYFGEYPYLTEYPLWTSSFLHYSGALGNEITFLFGLAGIATFLGSIGLRFVVERVRRAVLVTFSYFVGMLLGVLIAVVGAIARDIPLTFLGLVLANFIGVGWSNQLNYLNGTENVPTYARATSFAFSDGFAHLGAAISTAIIFDFIPVLGNVQTWVLFQVPMVIMGLILIKVLPNTIGRSLESVNEAEAGT from the coding sequence GTGAGAAAAGTTGATCCATTCGCGGTTTTCAAGAATCCCGTGTACAGAGTTAGAGTAATAGCGGTGATGCTATCGATCTTCTTCTTCTACTTCGGGGAGTATCCCTATCTCACCGAGTATCCCCTATGGACATCCTCTTTCCTTCACTACTCCGGAGCCTTGGGTAACGAGATAACGTTCCTGTTTGGACTTGCTGGGATTGCGACTTTCCTAGGGTCAATAGGTCTTAGGTTTGTGGTGGAAAGGGTGAGAAGGGCCGTTCTGGTCACCTTCTCCTATTTCGTAGGCATGTTACTAGGGGTCCTAATTGCCGTGGTTGGGGCAATAGCTAGGGATATTCCCTTAACCTTCCTAGGACTTGTGCTCGCCAATTTCATAGGCGTTGGATGGTCAAACCAGCTCAACTACTTAAATGGGACAGAAAACGTCCCGACTTACGCCAGGGCAACGTCATTCGCCTTTTCCGACGGATTCGCCCATCTCGGTGCTGCAATATCAACGGCGATTATATTCGACTTCATACCAGTTCTAGGCAACGTTCAGACTTGGGTTCTGTTCCAGGTTCCGATGGTAATCATGGGGTTAATACTGATTAAGGTTCTGCCCAACACCATTGGACGGAGCCTAGAGAGCGTCAATGAGGCCGAGGCAGGAACCTAA
- a CDS encoding APC family permease produces MPLKKELSYLDLIILGIAGAVGTGALFSTAGMTADAGPSAVISWILGGVFYLFIGLTYSEISMNLPEAGGPSRYSLYSHGKLTNLINAMADLVWYLFIPPIEALAVVEGLTFFFPSLLTPAGTPTLLGGLVGVILLILFIPFNYFGVKAFGRSTTSFGTVKLVLYVALALGVMGVFFSAKNFVSYGGLAPFGLAGMFTAIPLAMFAFGGIRVIPDYAEEARDRRRLSSAIILTVIGQTLIYVLFAIAFVGGINWSKVALSPGNWTGVTSALPGNPFVDLSQSNSALLILALIVALIGPFVTGYIYLGAGTRVLFAMGRTGIVTKLMKQLHSTYSIPVWALLVFGIVGAVITFLTSPIPTIYSLISDAVVAGYLGFAVNPVAMMAMRKKYEYKLKGGPVIAALAFVFSSLIAFWSGWPSVPYSVIIIAIAVGIFGAVYRAFENVFNSLWYIAYIAFITLMTYIGSDGALSLINFYLASALVAVISVAVFFPWGIISAKRDIKIPTEQEIENQ; encoded by the coding sequence ATGCCTCTTAAAAAAGAACTCAGCTATCTGGATCTAATTATCCTCGGAATAGCCGGGGCTGTAGGAACTGGTGCACTTTTCAGTACTGCAGGAATGACTGCAGACGCAGGTCCTTCAGCAGTTATTTCGTGGATACTAGGGGGAGTATTCTACCTTTTTATCGGACTTACTTATAGCGAAATTTCAATGAACCTGCCTGAGGCTGGTGGTCCATCCAGGTATAGTCTGTATTCACATGGGAAACTTACCAATCTGATTAATGCAATGGCGGATCTAGTGTGGTACCTTTTCATTCCACCCATAGAGGCCCTGGCCGTGGTTGAGGGACTTACTTTCTTTTTCCCTTCCTTGCTTACCCCTGCCGGGACTCCAACCCTCCTCGGAGGGCTTGTTGGAGTTATCCTCCTTATCCTCTTCATTCCGTTCAACTATTTCGGCGTCAAGGCTTTTGGAAGGTCAACCACATCCTTCGGAACGGTTAAACTAGTATTGTACGTAGCCCTCGCGCTAGGCGTTATGGGAGTGTTTTTCTCTGCCAAGAACTTCGTGAGTTACGGCGGTCTAGCGCCATTTGGACTAGCGGGAATGTTCACGGCAATACCTCTCGCCATGTTTGCCTTCGGAGGAATAAGAGTAATACCAGATTATGCAGAGGAGGCCAGGGATAGGAGAAGGCTCTCGTCTGCCATAATTCTAACCGTGATTGGACAAACCTTGATCTACGTATTATTTGCTATCGCATTCGTTGGGGGAATAAACTGGAGTAAAGTTGCCCTATCTCCAGGAAACTGGACAGGGGTAACCTCAGCCCTTCCAGGAAACCCATTCGTGGACCTATCGCAGAGCAATTCAGCTCTTCTGATACTGGCTCTCATCGTGGCACTGATTGGGCCATTCGTGACAGGTTACATCTACCTTGGGGCTGGGACAAGGGTTCTGTTTGCCATGGGGAGGACAGGAATAGTCACTAAACTTATGAAGCAGTTACACAGCACCTACTCAATCCCCGTTTGGGCTCTCCTCGTGTTCGGGATCGTGGGCGCAGTGATAACTTTCCTGACATCCCCAATACCCACAATATACAGCCTGATTAGCGATGCCGTTGTTGCTGGTTATCTAGGATTTGCAGTGAACCCAGTGGCTATGATGGCCATGAGGAAGAAATACGAGTATAAACTCAAGGGGGGACCAGTGATAGCAGCTCTAGCCTTCGTGTTCTCATCTCTCATTGCCTTCTGGAGTGGCTGGCCATCGGTGCCTTACTCGGTTATCATAATAGCCATAGCTGTTGGGATATTCGGTGCTGTATACAGGGCTTTTGAAAACGTCTTCAACTCTCTATGGTACATTGCCTATATAGCTTTCATTACCCTCATGACCTACATAGGAAGTGATGGAGCACTCTCCCTGATCAACTTCTACCTAGCATCTGCACTTGTCGCCGTAATCTCGGTTGCAGTGTTTTTCCCATGGGGTATAATATCAGCGAAGAGAGACATAAAAATCCCAACAGAACAAGAAATAGAAAATCAATAA
- a CDS encoding MFS transporter, with product MEPERFGVDSVKAVSSQFVGFLLDSYDLTMILSIAPILAKVLLPPESPLLATFNIILSYSLTIIFRPLGSAIFGNLGDKIGRRADLIITVLGLGLVSALTAALPTYSEVGILSFVLFVLLRVLVGIFAGGEYSAGHPFAMEWTPFKWRGLISGFVQGGFSFGAALAAVVEGAFVGIYGLKGVEDFAWRYVFLTALAPAVIALAVRLSMKETPVFQDVKNRNMVRKSPLTDLFRKPYRRDFFQVMVYMTGMFFYAYSLFAFVPAILEHAPSVFSLQEAESIYSYGTYAAFAGAVTFGALSQYLGRRRLTLIWVFITLILSVPVYYLLFTSAKSGNVVGASLASVLIGIITQAPWGVIPIYLSERFKASMRASGVGFGYSSGIFVGGWFSIYVELMHEYLFKGIDTPENVWFSTAALLILGAIFVGIGQYLGPETLGTRLTEEPQKV from the coding sequence ATGGAACCTGAAAGATTTGGAGTTGATTCTGTAAAGGCGGTCTCATCCCAGTTTGTGGGATTCCTTCTCGACTCCTACGATCTAACAATGATTTTGAGTATAGCTCCCATCTTAGCCAAGGTTCTTCTACCTCCCGAGTCCCCCCTGCTTGCTACCTTTAACATAATTCTGAGTTACTCCTTAACAATCATCTTTAGACCTCTTGGCTCAGCCATATTTGGAAACCTTGGCGATAAGATTGGGAGGAGAGCTGACCTAATCATCACAGTCCTTGGCCTAGGCTTGGTAAGTGCACTCACTGCTGCCCTTCCCACATACTCGGAGGTGGGAATACTCTCCTTCGTTCTTTTTGTTCTCCTCAGGGTACTGGTTGGGATTTTCGCTGGCGGCGAGTACTCCGCGGGCCATCCCTTTGCCATGGAGTGGACCCCTTTCAAGTGGAGAGGTTTGATAAGCGGATTTGTACAGGGAGGTTTTTCCTTTGGAGCTGCCCTGGCAGCTGTAGTTGAGGGAGCCTTCGTGGGAATATACGGGTTAAAGGGAGTGGAGGACTTCGCATGGAGATATGTTTTCCTTACTGCTCTAGCACCCGCGGTCATCGCCCTAGCTGTGAGGCTATCAATGAAGGAGACTCCGGTGTTTCAGGACGTGAAGAACAGGAACATGGTCAGGAAAAGTCCGCTCACAGATCTGTTTAGAAAGCCCTACAGGAGGGACTTCTTTCAGGTTATGGTGTATATGACTGGTATGTTCTTTTACGCCTATTCCCTATTTGCCTTCGTGCCAGCGATTCTTGAACACGCTCCCTCGGTGTTCTCCCTTCAAGAGGCTGAGAGCATCTACTCCTACGGTACTTATGCAGCCTTTGCAGGTGCAGTGACGTTTGGGGCCCTTTCCCAGTACCTAGGGAGGAGAAGATTGACACTGATTTGGGTCTTCATTACCTTAATTCTCTCTGTCCCTGTATACTATCTTCTCTTTACCTCCGCGAAGTCAGGTAATGTGGTCGGAGCATCCTTAGCTTCCGTGTTGATAGGAATAATAACTCAGGCTCCCTGGGGAGTAATACCCATCTATCTCTCTGAGAGATTCAAGGCCTCAATGAGAGCTTCAGGTGTAGGTTTTGGGTATTCATCTGGAATATTTGTGGGAGGTTGGTTTAGCATATACGTGGAACTTATGCACGAATACCTATTCAAGGGAATTGACACTCCAGAGAACGTTTGGTTCTCTACAGCAGCTTTGCTAATCCTAGGTGCAATATTTGTGGGGATAGGACAATACCTGGGTCCAGAAACCCTGGGAACGAGACTAACCGAAGAACCCCAAAAGGTATAA
- a CDS encoding MFS transporter: MTVAGRIERLPWTSFHTRLLVLLSLGEFFELYDLFVGGFVVAPISAFYKVSTAVAIYYNIAVFFLGAFLGAIIFTYVGDALGRRTSLILNMVIAGIGLLLTPFSPSIQVLGTLRFITGLGVGPEALIVLDVLITEFFPSRIRGRALAIAYTASWTAPIVVAILAYLLIPHVYLIPGWKWLFIIGGLGIFTIIPFRFLIPESPRWLESKGRVDEADKIVSNMESIAMREKGSLEEPLQVQVITSQRVRISELFSNEYRKRTVMLWIFEFLQAGVYYGFASLAPSVLASKGFTLVHTLEYSMLIYTSYFLSSLASVFIIDSQRFDRKWQVSIVMLLMGITGLAFGFAITPVEVVATGFLFGFLSNIFSNAFHQYGAELYPTRMRAFADGVQYSLSRLGNYVWLSVLPLVLAKYGAVGMYTVVFVMALIVALDVGVLGPRASRIELEELSH, encoded by the coding sequence ATGACTGTTGCAGGAAGAATAGAAAGGCTTCCCTGGACCTCATTCCACACCAGGTTGCTGGTGTTGTTAAGTCTAGGGGAGTTCTTTGAGCTATACGACCTATTCGTGGGGGGTTTCGTGGTTGCCCCTATCTCTGCATTTTATAAGGTATCCACGGCGGTGGCAATATACTACAACATTGCCGTGTTCTTCCTAGGCGCATTTCTGGGAGCTATAATCTTCACATATGTGGGAGATGCACTCGGCAGAAGAACATCGCTAATCCTGAACATGGTCATTGCAGGTATTGGTCTATTGCTAACCCCGTTTTCACCCAGCATACAGGTGCTGGGTACCTTAAGGTTCATTACAGGCCTAGGAGTAGGTCCGGAGGCCCTCATTGTCCTAGACGTTTTAATCACGGAGTTCTTTCCTTCGAGGATTCGGGGGAGAGCCCTTGCCATAGCGTATACCGCGTCCTGGACAGCTCCCATAGTGGTGGCGATTCTAGCATATCTCCTTATTCCCCATGTATACCTTATTCCTGGATGGAAATGGTTATTCATTATAGGAGGCCTGGGGATATTCACCATAATACCCTTCAGGTTCCTTATTCCAGAGTCCCCAAGATGGCTAGAGTCCAAGGGAAGAGTTGACGAGGCCGACAAGATAGTCAGTAACATGGAGAGTATAGCAATGAGGGAGAAGGGGTCATTGGAGGAGCCTTTACAGGTTCAGGTAATCACGTCCCAAAGGGTGAGAATAAGTGAACTTTTCAGCAACGAGTATAGGAAAAGGACGGTAATGTTATGGATCTTCGAGTTCCTTCAGGCCGGGGTCTACTACGGTTTCGCCTCACTGGCTCCATCTGTTCTCGCCAGCAAGGGTTTCACACTAGTTCATACGTTAGAGTACTCCATGTTGATATACACGTCCTATTTCCTTAGTTCTCTTGCCTCAGTCTTCATCATTGATAGTCAAAGATTTGACCGGAAATGGCAAGTGAGTATAGTGATGCTACTCATGGGGATAACAGGGTTGGCCTTTGGGTTCGCTATCACGCCAGTGGAAGTGGTGGCAACTGGGTTCCTGTTTGGGTTCCTTTCAAACATATTCTCCAATGCATTCCATCAATACGGAGCTGAACTTTACCCCACTAGAATGAGGGCCTTCGCTGACGGAGTACAATACTCCCTTAGTAGGCTGGGTAACTATGTGTGGCTCAGCGTGTTGCCTCTGGTTCTGGCCAAGTATGGCGCCGTCGGCATGTACACAGTGGTGTTTGTGATGGCTTTGATAGTTGCTCTAGATGTTGGAGTCCTAGGTCCAAGAGCATCCAGGATTGAATTGGAAGAATTGTCCCACTAA